The genomic region TGCGGGCCCTGACCGCCCGCGCCGCCGCCCGGTCCCGCCGACGGCGAGGGCACTCCCGGCTTGGCGCCCGTCGCCCCCGGGCTCGGCGAGCCCCCGGTCGCGCCGGACGCCTTGCCGTCCTCCTTGGGCCTGCCGTCCTGGCTCCCCGCGCCCTCCCTCGTGCCGTGCCCGTTGCCGTGGACCCCGGAGCCCTTCCCGGCCGTGGAGGCACCCCGCGCGTCGGTGCCCTTGCGGTCCGCCGCGGAGGAGGCCCCGGGCTTCGCGGCGTCGTCGCCGACGCTCATGCAGCCGGCCGTCGCCGCGACCGCGAGCGCGGTGACGGCCAGTCGGAGGGAAGCGGACAACTGGCGCACGGGGCACCTCCGGAGCCTGAGGATGAGCGGGTCCGCATGAGCGGGTCAATGTGCCCAACTCCCTTTGCCCCGTTAGGGACACGCCCTCAGCCGAACAGCTGCTGCGCCACCTGCGACCCGAGGTGTAGGGAGCCCAGCCCGACCAGCACCGAAGCCGCCACGTTCGCCGCCGCGAGGAACACCCAGCCGCGCTCGGCCAGCCGCAGCGTCTCGTACGAGAAGGTCGAGTACGTGCTCAGCGCCCCGCACAGGCCCGTCCCCAGCAGCAGTTGCAGCTGCGAGGAGGCGGCCCCGGCCAGCAGCGCGCCGGTCAGCACCCCCAGCACCAGGCAGGCGGCCGCGTTGGCCACGAAGGTGCCCCACGGGAACACCGAGTCGTGCCCCGCCTGCACCGCACGGTCCGTCAGGTACCTCAGCGGCGCGCCCACCACCGCGCCCGCGATCACGAGCAGCCAGTTCACCGGCGCC from Streptomyces sp. NBC_00190 harbors:
- a CDS encoding fluoride efflux transporter FluC — protein: MNWLLVIAGAVVGAPLRYLTDRAVQAGHDSVFPWGTFVANAAACLVLGVLTGALLAGAASSQLQLLLGTGLCGALSTYSTFSYETLRLAERGWVFLAAANVAASVLVGLGSLHLGSQVAQQLFG